Within the Natranaerovirga pectinivora genome, the region TTTTGCACTGACACACCAGAAATAGATGTATATGTTGAGAATCGTCCAATTGCAAAAAAACTAAGGTATGGTACTTTATCTATGTACGCAACCCTCTCTCCAGGGAAACATCTGGTAAAGATTTATGCCCCTGATGATAAACACAAAGTTTATTATAGTGATTATATCACTATAGATAAAGATGATATTATAACTACTTTTGCTTTTGACCAAACTTATAATTCAGAGCTTATTGGTTTTAATGACGATGTTATTGTAATTCCTACAGAAATATTCATTCGCTTCATAAATTGCTCTCCCGATGCACCTCCATTAACCTTCATTATAAATCTTGAAAAAACTTTTAGTAATATATCTGTTAATTTAGTTCCTCAATATAAAAAAGTAAAAATAAATTCAAATTATGATATTATCATCCAGCGTTCAGATACTGATGAGGTAATTTACAATGTCCCCAATATTATTCTTATTCCAGGCAGGGCTTATACCTTCTATGGCATTGGCATAATTGATGAGGAACCACCTTTTCAACTTGTCGCTTCACTAGATGGTAGTTCCTATTTTGAGGATTATTATTAGATCAAATAAAATTTAGAATATGAATAGGTGGTATTTATATGTGGATAAATTCATTAGATTGTCTTAGTCCGCCTTATTATGTAAAAGCATGTGTAAGAACAAAAAGAACTTTAGGACCTTATCCTCCTACAGACTTAATTATTAAGCCTGAATCTAGGGATCGTTCTTATATTAGAGTTGCAAACTTTTCTCCTGAAACACCAGAAATCGATGTGTATATTGGTAATAGACTCTTGGCAAAAGACTTGCAATTTGGAGAACTTACGATATATATTACCGTAATTCCAGGGAAATATAAACTCACTTTAACGCCTCCAGGGGATAGGGATAACCCTTATTTTTCAAGTGAAATAACCATTGAGGAACGATCTGTTATTTCTACCATTGCAGTGAATTTATTAGACCCAGATGCTAGACTTAAAGTGATCGATGATGATGTGTATGTCTTACCTAATAAAATCTTTATCAAATTTGTTAATACTGTTTATGATTCTCCCCCATTGGACTTTATCTTGAACTTAAATAAGTTATTTAGTAATGTTACTTATCCTATGGTAACTGATTTTAAATTGATAGATATGGCTTACCTTTATAATTTGATTATTCAACGTGCTGATACCAATGAAGTAATCTTTAACATCCCTAATATAGTTCTTGAACCTGGGAAAGTTTATACCTTTTATGGCATTGGATTAATGGAAGGGGATCCCCCTTTTGAAGTTGTAGCTTCCTTAGATGGCAGTTCCTATTTTTTAAATTAAAAAGTGGCATGCCCACTTTTTAATTTATCTTTATCACTGTTGAATTGATTTCTACATACTATATAAAAAAACAATAGGTGAAACTATGTGGATTAGTTCTAAAAGTTCATTAAAACCTCCATATTATAAAAAAACATTCTCCAAGGAAATAATGCCCTTGAGTACAAATATGTCTACTCCTTTTGGACACACGCCCATTAATGAGGATTCTTATATACGCTTTGCTAATTTTATTCCTGAACTATTGGATGTAGATATATATTTTAATGATACACTTAAAGTAAGGAATCTTAGGTATGGTGAAGAAACCTCTTATATTTCCTTTTCTCCTGGAGACTATAAAATCACTATATTTTCAACCATTGACAATGCCCAACCTCTAGTTGAAACAAGTATTGAGATTACCACACCAGGCTTAATATTAACTATCCCATTACACTCCCTTGACAAAGAAGAACTAAATATTATAGAAGATAATGCACTGATTATTCCCAATGAAATCTTTGTTAAGTTTGTTAACCTTTCCCCTAATTCTCCACCCTTAAACTTTATTTTTAATTTAGTTGACATCTTCAGAAATATAATTTATGACTATAGCAGTAATTACAAATTAATAGAAAAAGCTCCTAATTATCATATTATAATTCAGAATGCCCAAACAAATAAAATATTATATGATTTACCTAATATTGTGCTAGAACCTGGTAATGCATATACTTTTTTTGCCATTGGAATCATGGATGGTGATCCACCTTTTAAATTAGTCGTATCCTTAGACGGAAGTTCTTATCTTACAGATTAATTAAAGATCTTATTATTTAGACACTTCCTTGAGTGTCTAAATTTTTTAACATATATCCTAAAATCTATTTCCCATTCCGTTCAACATATTTTATAGAAACCTTGAAGTGCATAGAACAATCTGATTTTTCTAACATATACTAAAATAAAGTATTGATAGGGAGGATACTTATGTGGATTACTCCAAGGAATAATAGAATCCATTCAACTTGCCCTTATTATATAAAATCTTTGGAAACAAGAAGATTTAGATCTTTAACTTATCACCCTCCAACAGATTTATTGATAAAACCCCATACAAGAGTAAGCTCTTATATACGATTTGCTAATTTTTCACCCTATGCCCCTAAAATTGATATTTATCTTGATCACAGAGTCATTGCTAAAAATGTAAATTTTGCTGAACAGACCATGTATATTACAGTAGCGCCAAAAGAGTATACTGTAAGCATATACCGTTCAGATGAACCTAATGAAGTATTATATGAAACAACAATTGATATTCCCGAAGAATCCGTTATTTCTACCATCTCTATCAATTTAATAAATGGGGTAGACCTAATATCCGTAGATGATGACGCTCGTATACTACCTGATGAGGTTTTTATAAAATTTGCTAATGTTTCTCCTGGTTCCCCACCCTTGGATTTTATTGTTAATTTAAATGACTATTTTACAAATACTCATTTTAACTATATCAGCAATTATGAAGTTCTTGAAAAAGCCCCTAATTATAACGTAATCATAAGACGTTCTGATACCCATGAAGTTATTTATAATGTGCCTAATATTTTATTAAAAACGGGTAATGCCTATACTTTTTATGCCATAGGCATACTTGACGGAGAGCCACCATTCACATTTGTAACCTCTTTAGATGGTAGTTCATACTTTGTTGATTAAGATTAAATAATTATTTAAGAAAGTTAGTATTATATCCGTTAATACTAACTTTTAAAATAATTATTTAATACACTCTGAATAGAATTATTAACTTCTTCTTTAATTGAAAAGTTAAATTTATTAATTCGCCATTTTATAATTTTATAAATAATTGTCCCATGTATAATCTCTGCCAAATTGTCAATGCCTTCTACTTCTTTTATTAGATTCATTTCTACTCCAGTATGGATTTTTTTTTCTATAAAATTTATTCTTGTTGTAAAAATATCATATATTTTTTTTGAGAGTTCTTCTATATTGTAAAACACTTCTATACATAAGGTTATAGCTGTAATTTCTTGGTAATTTTCATAGTATTCTGCATAAGCATTTACAAAATATAGAATGGCTTCTTTTGGATTAAGATTCTTCAATTCTGTTGTTTTAATAATATCTTCATCAAACTGAGAGTAATGGTCTAACACAGCTAAAAGTATTTCATTCTTTGTGTTAAAGTGTTTAAATATTGTGCCTTCTGAAATATTTAAACCTTTGGCTATTTCACGAGTTGATAATCCTTGAATCCCTAGTTCATTAATGATTTCAACTGTGGTAAAAATTATTCTTTCTTTTGTATGTAATACTTTTTTCATATTGCCTCCTAATATAACATAACCCCTTCATTTTTATCTTGTAATTAACTCTAGCTTACTTAGAACATTTAAAAACTTTTCTATATTGATAGGTTTAGCAGCATAAGCATCAGAACCTTCTTCAAATGTGTTTTGAACGATTTCTGACTCCCCTAAAGCAGTTGTCATTATAATCTTAGCGTTTATCATTTTCGAATGTTTTTCTAAATCTCTTATAGCCTTTAATGTTTTTAATCCGTCTACTTTGGGCATCATAATATCCAAGCATATTAAATCATAAGGTTCTTTCTCCTTTAGTGCAATCATTACAGCATCTATTGCTTCTAAACCATCCACTACCAAATCACATTTTCCATAATCAGTTAATACATTAAATAAAAACTTTCTACTGGCTAAATCGTCCTCTGCTATTAATATTTTCATTTATACCCATCCCTTTCATTAATCAAGTTGTTATATTCGTCTTTTAACTGGTTAATAAAATAGTATGCTTCCTCCAAATCCCCTCTTCTAATGGATAATTCTATTTTGAATGCCTTATTTTTTATAGAATCAGCATCTATCTTTATGGCTTCCATTTTTAAAACATTGGCGCGATTTTCTATTAAATCTAAATTGTTATCTTTCATTCCCTTATCTAACTCAATAATAAATTCTTTAATTTGTTCTAACTCACTTAATTTAACATTAAAAGTTTTTTTCCCATCTTTATTCCCCTTTTCTTTATGCTGGTTAATAACTTGGTTTATTTTATACAAAAGCAAGTTCATATCTATAGGTTTAGATATATAATCATTTACGCCATATTCTAAGAATTTTTCTTTGTCCCCTCCTAAGGCATAGGCAGTAAGAGCAATAATTGGTATACTATCTTTATAAATATCTCTAATCATATTTGTAACCTGTATGCCATCCATTAAGGGCATTTGAATATCCATAAGTATTAAATCTATATCTTTGATTTTTTTATAAATTTCAATCGCATCTAATCCATTATTAGCAGTTATAATGTTGTATTTGGAACCTAATATTTTTAAAACCAGTTGTTGGTTCACCATATCGTCTTCTACTAACAATATAGTATAATTTTTATCTTTATTGCATTTCTCTAGGGGGTTTAATACAATCTTTTCTTCTAAATTTGTATTTCCAGCCCCTAATAAAATTGGAATAGAAAATCCAAAGGTGCTACCTATTCCAATTTTACTTTCAACCCAAATATGCCCTCCCATCATTTCAACCAGTTGTTTTGAAATGACTAGTCCTAATCCTGTTCCACTATACTTTTTAGTATAGGAACCATCCAATTGACTAAAGCTTTTAAATAAGTTTCCTAAATCTTTTTCCCTAATTCCAATCCCTGTATCTTTAATAATAAAAGTAAGTTCCTTCTTATTGTTATC harbors:
- a CDS encoding DUF4397 domain-containing protein — protein: MWINPTRKPSCPYYLKLINKQSFGHPPTDLVVKPHTRKNSYLRFANFCTDTPEIDVYVENRPIAKKLRYGTLSMYATLSPGKHLVKIYAPDDKHKVYYSDYITIDKDDIITTFAFDQTYNSELIGFNDDVIVIPTEIFIRFINCSPDAPPLTFIINLEKTFSNISVNLVPQYKKVKINSNYDIIIQRSDTDEVIYNVPNIILIPGRAYTFYGIGIIDEEPPFQLVASLDGSSYFEDYY
- a CDS encoding DUF4397 domain-containing protein translates to MWINSLDCLSPPYYVKACVRTKRTLGPYPPTDLIIKPESRDRSYIRVANFSPETPEIDVYIGNRLLAKDLQFGELTIYITVIPGKYKLTLTPPGDRDNPYFSSEITIEERSVISTIAVNLLDPDARLKVIDDDVYVLPNKIFIKFVNTVYDSPPLDFILNLNKLFSNVTYPMVTDFKLIDMAYLYNLIIQRADTNEVIFNIPNIVLEPGKVYTFYGIGLMEGDPPFEVVASLDGSSYFLN
- a CDS encoding DUF4397 domain-containing protein; the encoded protein is MSTNMSTPFGHTPINEDSYIRFANFIPELLDVDIYFNDTLKVRNLRYGEETSYISFSPGDYKITIFSTIDNAQPLVETSIEITTPGLILTIPLHSLDKEELNIIEDNALIIPNEIFVKFVNLSPNSPPLNFIFNLVDIFRNIIYDYSSNYKLIEKAPNYHIIIQNAQTNKILYDLPNIVLEPGNAYTFFAIGIMDGDPPFKLVVSLDGSSYLTD
- a CDS encoding DUF4397 domain-containing protein produces the protein MWITPRNNRIHSTCPYYIKSLETRRFRSLTYHPPTDLLIKPHTRVSSYIRFANFSPYAPKIDIYLDHRVIAKNVNFAEQTMYITVAPKEYTVSIYRSDEPNEVLYETTIDIPEESVISTISINLINGVDLISVDDDARILPDEVFIKFANVSPGSPPLDFIVNLNDYFTNTHFNYISNYEVLEKAPNYNVIIRRSDTHEVIYNVPNILLKTGNAYTFYAIGILDGEPPFTFVTSLDGSSYFVD
- a CDS encoding TetR/AcrR family transcriptional regulator, giving the protein MKKVLHTKERIIFTTVEIINELGIQGLSTREIAKGLNISEGTIFKHFNTKNEILLAVLDHYSQFDEDIIKTTELKNLNPKEAILYFVNAYAEYYENYQEITAITLCIEVFYNIEELSKKIYDIFTTRINFIEKKIHTGVEMNLIKEVEGIDNLAEIIHGTIIYKIIKWRINKFNFSIKEEVNNSIQSVLNNYFKS
- a CDS encoding response regulator — protein: MKILIAEDDLASRKFLFNVLTDYGKCDLVVDGLEAIDAVMIALKEKEPYDLICLDIMMPKVDGLKTLKAIRDLEKHSKMINAKIIMTTALGESEIVQNTFEEGSDAYAAKPINIEKFLNVLSKLELITR